Part of the Zonotrichia leucophrys gambelii isolate GWCS_2022_RI chromosome 12, RI_Zleu_2.0, whole genome shotgun sequence genome, ATTCCAtcacacagcttggcactggtCTGCAGGTTTTTGGTGATAGCTCCAAAAGAGCCATGCATCCTTTGTCATATGGTGTCTTcagaaatgaattttaaaatcttagGCATGACTGTGCTGACTCTGCTTTGCTGTGGCCCTGCTCCAAGGAATGCCCCTGCAGAGTGATGGGGAGGGACATGATCTCCTGCCTCAGGGGCTTGTAGCACTGAAAAGCTGGCTGGCTGGTCTTCAAGCCCagttccaggatttttttcctgaaatgctgCTTCAATGGAATGCATTCACCAGCAAGCTGGGACAGGCTTGGCAAAAATGTAGTGTTCACTGTATTTTTGCCTTTCCAAACACACTTGGGGTTGTGCTTGAGAAGTCTGTTCTTTCCCTTGCCCAGCCACATGTGCTTCCCTGCTCATAAATATGAAAAGCTGGCAAGGTGACAAGGCAGTAACAAGCGTGttctctctgctctccagggcCACTCCATACTGGCAAACCATGCTGGAGCATTTTCCTTAGGTCAGTTTCCTGATGTTCCCCTGTTACAGCAAAGTTCATCTCAGCTGTATACGGTTCACATCATGACTCCCTGGAAAAGTAAATGCCTTGTAGAACAGCTGCTTCTGGTTTGCTGTTTCTTGCCTTTGTTTTTGCCCAGGGAAAGGTGCTGTGCtaagagctggggacaggcactgagcatttctgtgctgctgggtgggtTCAGGTTGCAGCACttggctgtggcagtgcaggagctgtgcccacacGGGGCAGGCTCACACTGTCTGTGCTGTGgttgtggctctgctgctgctgctgccacacagggCATTTCTAAGCACAGCTGTGCCGTGTGAGTTGGCCATCCTCCAGCAGGGTGATGGATGCTTTCCCTCTGCCACACAggcctgctgctggagatgcagaTGAGAGGTTCATGCCACCCCTCTCCTGTGCTGTCCCACCGTTGCCTATAAATAAAACTGGCCTGTGCAAAGGGAGGTGGTTTTGTCGGGCCTCAGTCACTTTAACTCAGCAGTGTTGCATTTCAGGCTGTTTGGTGCTATTTTACCTTCGTTGGTATTTGCAGTGCTttgtaaaatacaaatatttgggGTTTGTAGTGTGTTTTAACGGTCAAACTTGAGCGTCCAGTAGTAAATTATCTTTGAGGTTTTTCAAGTCTTTTGCCTGAGGAAGTGAACAGATACCCTCTGGCCATATTCCTTGTTACTTTTGACAGGGAAGCATTTGCAAGTCTTTTATTCTATAAAAGCTCTCTGTTAATGTGGTTTTGAGCGCTTGTCTAGAGGTTGTTGTTCAGCTCTCTTCTGCTTGCAGTGTTGTAAAACATGGTGTGTTGTGGCATGGAATGTTGAAGGAAAAGGGAACCAGAGGAGTGGTTTAGGAGGATGCACAGCAAGCACATCGTGGCTTTCTGGAGTGAAGAGGGATGTTCAGGCTCATGCAGTAGTTCTCCATTCAGGGTGGCAGCTGAGCACCTTCCCAGGGCCCACTGCCACCCAGGGAGGCAGAGACAGCTCTGTTGATGTAGCATGGAGTGCTTTCCATCTGGCTTTAAAAGAGGGGAATGTGCCAAGTGTTGTCAGGGAACATGAGGATTGTGTGTTTCAGACAGTTGGACAGGAAAGGTGAATAAGCTTTTAGCTTTCAGCTTCTACATGCTTCTCTAGGAGTCCCAGGGCTGCAGTTCCTGTGTTCTTTAGGGCTGCCAGCTAATGAGAAACAGATCTGATGGAAAACAGCCTTCCCAGGTCTGACAAAGTGGCCAAACAGCAAACAGCATTCCCCCTCCAAATCTGACATGTAAATCCTCCCCATGTTCTTTGGGATGAATTAAGGAGCTTTCTTCAGAACAAGGGGGAAATGAGACTCAAGAGCCCACCTCTAAGTGAGCAGTGTGGTGGCTGAGCACATCTGCCTGGGCTGTAGGAGATTTCAGGTGGAATTCTCCAAGTCAgtcttgaaagatttttttattcctttattgaAGCTCGCAGGTCCTGGATTTGTGCCCCAGTCCCTTTGTGCTTTGGAGAGTGCAGGAGCGATTGAGTGACACATTTGGAAGCAgcagggtatttttttccaatgcCTCTTGGCTATTTTAGCACTTTAAGAGACTTCACCTTGGTTTTGGGTCAGGGGCAGGAACCTGGTGAGCCTTTCACAAACTGGTCTCTGTGGTCGTGAGCTGCTCTAGGGAGTTGGACTCCTCGGTGGTATCTGCCAGTGAGTGTAAATACATAAAGTCAAATTATGCTTTGTCACAAAATACTACCTATGTGGAGAATTCAATGTTGTGGCTGTGACCAATAAATATTTTGTAGAGAGACCACTTGAGTGCTGTAAATTCTGCGTTTGTCCAGTCTGATACAACTTGCTGGTTTCTTAGAGGGGGAATGTTAAACCcatccattttttttaaatctccctTTGTTTTGCAAAGTCAGAAACTCTTTAGTGGAAATTGTGGTTCTTTGAAGTTACCCCTCCATAAATTGCCCATTttaagagggtttttttgcctaTGAATGTATCAGCATAGGGAAGCCTTGTGACAGCTACTTATGGAGCTATGGTGCCTTAGGTAAAGAGGTGTTCACAGCAGCCTGTGGTCTGAGCTCTTTCTCAGCAAGGTGAGAAAATAACTTCCTGAATTTGGGTGACAGGAATCTTGGGTAATTACAGTTAGTGCATATAAATGTGTTACAGCTACTGGAGGGAGGACAGCAGCCAGTATCATTACCATGGCTGAATCCTCATGTGCATTGTTTTCAGGTCAAAGTtaagaggagggaaggagaaaaatgttttttattctaCCCCTTGCCTAAATCATGAGCAGATAACTAAGAAGGCTGGCCCATTCCTGGGGGGAATTTCCTCCCACTGCTGGAAATAATCTTTCAACACCAAGCCCTGGCAGCAGTTCTAGTCAGGGGATGCTTCTGGTGACAAGCAAAGACAAATTAAAAGCAAGAACTCCCCAGTGATTTTCTGAGGCTGTTTTCCTCCAGCCCAGATCTATGTAAAACCCCCAGCAGGAATAACACTACAGTAAGATGCATGGGATAAAAACAAAGTACTTTTATTTGGACTTTCATCCTTGCAGAAACTTAAACACACACTGGAGTTTGGCTGCTTCTCTAGGGAATCCTGGAACCTGTGTAATGAATAATGAAACTTGGGGAGGTGGGAAGCTTGTCCAGACCTGAATTTGCCTGGCTAATAAACAGGTTAGGAAGCAGATCCTCAGAGTTTAAGACAACTCTGGCATGTCTGCTGCACTGTGTTTCTGCTGGAATAAGTGCTTGAAATTCAGCACTGCAGACAAATTGCAAcaaactggttttattttacttggAGCTCTTCTACTTAATCAGCTGATGCACTGAACACCTTGGTTCTCATGAGTGCTACTGCTACAAAACCTACTTTGCTATCAGAAATTACCTGATTAGAGAAAGTGTCAGCAAGTGTGGAATAAGGTTTGTTAGAAATCTGTACACTGTGTTACTAACACACTTCAGTGTTCTTAAATAAGAGTAAGGCACACATCTTTGCACAGGAGCCTTCTGTACCCCAGGGTGAAGCTTCACCTGGCTACATCCTCTGGGTTTGAGGTGCTGCCTACAAATGGCAGCTGTCTCAAGGGCTCTGGGCTACTGCTCCAGCATTCCCatgccacaggcagggctgtgcccagtgctgtcttggcagcagctcccaggtttTCAGCACATCTCACATTACAGCAAATGGATACGAGAGATGCTTTAGCTTATGCATCCAGTTCAGCTTAGTTCAAGTCTGATTAAAAGCCAGCTCTTCAGACTGGCTGGATCTCAATTGATCCTTATTGTTCAGTGTTAAAAAGGGAGAGGGATCAGTAGAAACATGGATCTGAGTGTCACTGTACCGCAAAGATCTTAGGAAAAGTGCCCTTTGGTGTGCATGGCCCCCTTTGCAGGTTCTCCTTGGTCCAGCAATGAGAAAGGGGAGTCATTTGTTTCCCACTGTGCTTCTCTTGCATGTTGTTAAGGAGCTAATCTTGTTCATCCTGTGCCAAGTGGTGGCTGTGCAGTTCAGGTCCCACTGCAAATGGGTTtgctggaagagcagcagaagtTCCTCAGTCTCTAGAGGCTGATGCAGAATGGCACCAGAGTAAGGGAACACAGAGATGCTGTGTCATCCTGACAGTCAGTCCTCTTCCCTGTTGTGTAGTGGGATGACAAATACAGAGATGTCATCGTAGGATGCCTCGTGGCTGTCATCCAGCATCCACTGGTGGCCTCTCTTCTTTCCCCTTGCCCTGCAGACCAAGCACTTGGCCAGTTCTGAAAACCTGGGAGTAGAAAAATGCAAGGGCTAATATAGCAACTATTCCCCTTAAGTTGCTGATGAGAGATGTGCTTTATGTTGTCAAAATAACAGGGGTTTTTAAGACATCAGCTTTGTAATTGTTACTTTAGGATGGGAACAGATTATAGGCAGTTTGCAAAGTCACAGAAAAGTGGTCATGCCAGAGCTGACCTGGAAGCACTGGGGTCTCAGCCTGCTTTAGGTCTGACCAGGTTCtttggaagggaaaacaaaggcaAAGCTGGTATTACCTTTGAGGATCTGTCCTGTTTTCCACAAGGAAGCTCCTGACCACATGGGCCACCTCATCATTGCACAGAACATCCCAAAGGCCATCAGTTGCCATGATGAGGACATCATCTTCCTTAATGTCATGCACAGCAAAGTCAAATACATTCACCTGAAAAGCAGAACAGTAAATCTGTGACAATTCCTGCAATGTAACAGGGGTCAGGGAGATGGGACTGCCCCTGAGAGATGACACACTGGGACCAGGGTGCTTGGAGAAATGCTAAGACCTGCCAGGTCTTTAAAAGGTGCATCCTTCAGAGGAGCAGCTTGTTCAATTCCACCCTCCAATTCCCATGTGCTGTGACTGACCTTAGGGATGCAGGAGAGGAAGGGTTTGACTTCAATGTTGGTGTCAATGACCTTGAGCTGATGATCCCCCAGGCCTCGAGAGACAGCCAGAGTGCCCAGCAGGCGAGCCTGGCCCCAAACAGCAAAACAGGATTGAAATGTCAGGGTGTGGGGCCTTCCAAGGCTGGTGTGTGGCTTGTCCTGACTGATCTATGTGTTGCTTCAGGACCTTCCTCCAAGCCTCACCCAGAACAGCCTCTGGAGGCTTTGGAGATGGAGGAATGATCAGAAGCAATGTCCTGATGGGAGTGTGGAAGCAGCCTGACAGTGAATGTGGCCCATGGTGTGCTCTGGAGTTAGTACATGTGCTCTGGGTAATGCTGCAGACCTCAGGAGGCCCATGGTGGCATCTGCTCTTGGTTTGAGGTGGCAGGAAAGacagttgggctggtttgggggtgtctgtTCTGGCAAAGAGGGTTCTGCACTGGCTAAAGGGAGTGGCACATGGGTTGTAGTGCTGGGGGAGTGATGGGACTTCCTGCAGGCAGATGCTGGATGGGTGCAGTcactgcctctccctgcctcctccttccctctccaggcTCATTGCTCAGCCTCTCCTCGAGGAGGACAGTTTGTGGGAAAGGCACTAGAGCTAAAGGAGACAGTCCCAAGTGGGAGCTGATGAAGTTCTCATCTGAATCGAGTTCTATGTGCAagccctcagggctgccctctgctctgctgtacTCTGGAGGAGGGAGCTCCAGAGGGCTCTGGGTTACACCAGCCAGGCAGCAAAGGAAGCTGCTGTACCCAGGCTGTGggactgtgctgtgctggagaacAGAGCTCCAGGTCTGCTCTAGTGCCCCAGAGTGTGACATGAGTGACACTGAGGACCCCCAGAAGACTTGCCTGTGCCTTCCCAAGGTGTAAAGCATTAAGCTACCTGCTTCCCATGACCATGGACCAGAGGATACTTGAGGTCAGCCTTCTCCACCGTCTTGTACCCCCTGGAACAGAGAATTCACTGTTGATTTGGGATTTGTCTGCCTTGATAGTACAACCCAGCCAGAGCATTTTGACTCTGATTGACTCTTGTGGTATCCCCATGCACAGGCAGCTCACTGAGGATGGGGCAAGGTGATCCTcactctccctccccagcttcTACCTGCATCAGCTTGGgactgcctgcagcagccccgtACCCATGGATGCCAGAAGGACCATCCTGACTGTTTCCTAaccaccctgccagggccagggtCCCTTGGAgggagctgctcacagcttcCCTACCAtcgtgctgctgctctcactggCAGGATGTGCCCCTTGTCCCCTCACTCCCCCATGGGTGTGAGCAGATgaagctgccctggctgcagtcctgcagggcaggagggactCACCAGCCCTCCATGAAGTAATCCCGGTACAGCACTTTGTGGCCCACATCATCTCCCTTCAGCCTCCGAGGAAACTCAAAGCGGGTGAATTCACCATCCAGGAGCTTGGGGAAAAGGAAAGCCTGGAGGAGGGAATGGAGAGCTGAGCATGGACCTGTTCTGCTTCAGTGGAGTAGGGCAtcagagctgcttctgcctcAGGACTGGCACTCCCAGAAGCAGAATGGGGACCAGAATTGGGAAAGCACATTCCAGTGAGGACATGAACATCTCCCAAACTAAAGACTGTTGGCTGAATTTCTACCCCAGCCCTCCATGGGTGGTTCCAGCTGACATTATGGCCACACAGTGGCTTTCAAGGAAAGCTGGAGGTCCTCTTGCCACAAGCCCTGTCTGGCCCAGTGGGATGCCTGCAGCTGGATTGTGTGGAAGGAGTCACTCACCAAGTGCTGGATTCGCTGCCTCTCTGACTCGGGGGTGAACTCACTGCTCATGGGCACAATGCTGTCCTTCAGGACAAGAATTGCCCTACAAGGGGGAAGAGGCaaagctcagctgtgccagagaATAGCTGTGCACCCAAAACTGTTAAAAATACCAGTGTATTTCAAATAACTCCATTGCAGTTGCACTGTTGCAGCAGAGAACTGTGCTTGCCTGGTTTGACAGTGATCAAGCTCGCTGTTAGAGGAATGGGGGGCCACAGCCAAGTGAGGGAAATCACCCTTCACTTTGAAACACCTGCCAGGCTGAGTGGGCTGCTGCATTACCACCCCAAGGCTGTGTCTGGGCAGCTTTAGTCCCTTGAAATCCCCAAACTGTTCCAGAAGGCACGAGAGCCTTTCTTCCAACAGGTCCCGTGCCCGGCAGGAGGGGGATGGCTGGGCTGCACATTTACTGTCTGTAGGATTAAATCAGAGCTGTGCTTTAACCTGGCAGCTAAAcaccacacagccactcactcactcactcctccacacccagtgggatggggcaggtaactgggaaaaaggaaagtaaaatcTGTCAGTTGagagaagaaaagtttattagGACAGGAATGGAGGCAAAATCATAATGAGAAAAGGATTAGAATATAGAAAAAACCAGTTACACAGTGCAGTTACTCACCACCTTCTGACTGATACCCAGCCACTTCCCCAGCAGTGGCCCCAGGCCACCTTTTCCCTGAGTTCACACACTCAGCATGGTGCCATGTGGTCTGGAACATCccttggggtcagctgtcctacctgtgtcccctcccagcttcttgtgccCCCAAACCTCCTTGCTGGTGGGGTGAGAAGCTGAAAAGTCCCTGactgtgagcagctgctgagcagtgctttcaCAACTCAGACATCAGTGGGTGTTCAACAGTGTTCTCTAGAACTCtgtcccagctgaaaccaggacagaaAGATGCTGGAAACCTTGCTAAACTCCCAGCTCTCATCCCCAGCAACTTCCCCCTTTATTATGACtcacctgctgtccccagcattGGCCACATAgagctttccctggaaataaagggcagccagagcagtgcAACCTCCTGTCTGGTTTGTAGCTTCCATCTCCTGGCCAATGACTTCATCCTGTTGGTTTCAACAAGTTTGGAGACTGGTGTGATCTGGGCTGCTGCTTTCTACAGTCTCATCCCTCCCAGCAGAAATCCAGAACCAAAACTGACTGTGGATGGGCCACAGGAAGCCAGCAAAGTAACAGGCAATGTTGCTTCTGTACAGCctacacagctgctgctcctgcactaTGGGTGCTTTGGGAGGGTGATGGGGAGAGCTCAGACTTGTAGATGCTCTATGAGTGTGACAccagcctcctgcctgccctacAGAATTGTTCAGAACTACTGCAGCTTTGCTCTGGGTCAGCTCTGCCAACACACAACCCTGACACAGGCCCTGGGCTCTGACCCAGTGTGATCCCAGCACATTTAAAGGTTTGGCCCAATGCTCCAGCCTACTCAGTGAGCAGAACAGCAGACCCTGCCCTTGCAAGGCTCAGGGAGGATcaggctgtggccagcaggagtgGTGCCCTGCATGGGTACTCACACATTCCTGGAAGGCATTCTCCAGGGCTCCCACCACCAGGTCTGCAGCGTGGATGTGCTTCTCCTCCACGAACTGGGGGTCACTGTCACAAACGCAGCGCCCGCTGAGGTGCATGGGGGGCTGGGCCTCGGTGATGCCTCCCACAACCTCCTCCAGCTTCTGCTTGATGCAGTAGTGCAGATAGTTGGAGGCGATGATGGCAGCGTCTGGGCCGCCGTGGCCATCAAACAGCGCCCAGTAGTGACCAGTCAGGAActgaggaacagggacaggacaggggctGAAGGGCCTGTACAGATggcaggctcagagccagcatGCCACTGCatgtgttttgtttgattttccaccccagcttcccttccctgccactGGTGAATCTCCTCAAACTCAAGTGATGCCCacgtgctgctctgcctgaccCATCATTTGAGCATCTGGATTTGCACCATACCCCTCATGGGCTGTATTAGGGGAGATGGGGCCATTTCACCAGaagtgcagcacagcctggtgagAGCATCCCGTGTGCCCAGCTCATGCTGCTGGGCAACACACACTGGTGCTTGAAAGCACAGGGAGGACAGGAAAGGTGAGGGCACCAAGAGCTTGGATGACCTCAAATGCTGCAAGTCATGGGCCACAGAAGTAGAAATGGTATTTACAGAGCTATGTATTTGCTGGCCATAGGGTACACAGGTCCCCTAAATACATCCAAGGAAGGGTTTCAGCACTTGGGCACGTAGGACTGATGGAGCAATCTGTGTTTCCTGAACTTGCATCCCTGGGTGGCAGCAagaggctggcagcagggtgagcaCAGTCTGCCTGGGGGCAATACCTGTGTGGAGCACAGGATCAGCcattcctcatcctcctccaggCCTGGCTCTCTCCTCCGGACAGAGATCTGACAGCAGGCTGCCTGGTCCTCATTGAACTCCGACTTCTCGGCATTGATAACCCTGCAAACGCTCAGGTAAGGTGTGGGGACACActgcacctctgctgctcccagccagctgtgctggctgctctgcagcccctgcaaaCAGCTGCACCTGGCCCCTcctttccagccccagctccctgctgaagGATCAAACTCAAGGATCTCTCTGCTGATGACTGAAATATTAAGTCATTTATGTGCAACAGGGGAAagcccagctggggacacagagacctGCACCCTGGCCTCAGGCAGCCCTGTCAGCAGCCCACACCGTGCCATTTCCTTGTTGACACAGTGCATTGCAGAGCCACCACCCTTGCTTTTCCTTCCAGCCTCGGTGATGTTTGTCCCTGGGTGGGAGCGGGCTCTCCTGGCATTTCACGCTGTGCCATCCCAGCACCGCGGGGTCATGTCGCTCTGGCCAGGACGTggggacagctcctgcctgaTCCATCCCTCCGCCACTTAAAACAGCAAACCAAGAGGTTTCTAAAATCGTGGCCATGCCCTTCCTTCGCTTTAAAGCCACTGTGCCAGGAGCGGTGCTGCTCTCGGGGCTCTCCCGGCCACTGTCCCAGCGCTGGAGCCGGcacggggctggcagggggtggccagggctgtccccgccggccccggcagGACGGAGAGGGGCCGGAGGATTCACCGCCCCGCCAAGCCTGCTCTGGGGCACAAAGCCGCTCTCTGCTGGCCCGCAGATGCTGCAGGAGGGCGAGCTGTGCCTGCGGGCGGCCCCTCCGGCCCGGGGCGGCTGCAGCCGAGGGGCgcagccagggcaggtgggGAGCGACCGCCCGGGCACCCCTCCAGGAGCCCCCCAAGCCTCCCCCGCTCCCTCCACCCCCTAAACCTGCCCTATTCCCCGGTAccggccccggcagcgccccccgcccgcccggaGCCCTCCCGGAGCTGCCGGCTGCACTCACTCGGCGTATCCCGCGCCCCAGGGCAGCGGCCGCTCGGGCGCGGCTCCGCGCAcggcccgcccgccccgcggggCCTCCTCGCTGCCGCCGGGCACGAACTTGGGCCGGCGGTAGCGcagggcggggggcggcgggcccggGCCAGGGCCCGGTGCCGGGGCTCCGCTGGGCCGCtccgcggggccgccccgccgccaGCGCCGCAGCCACTCGCCCGACATGGCGGGGCAGGTGCGGCTcctcccggcccggccgcggtCCCGCCCCGGggcggcgcggagcggagcggcccCGCGCTCCGGAACGGGCggtgctgcctgcccagccgTTTCCTGCCCGGGACGCGGCGGAGCGGAGCCGAGCGGAGCGGAGCCGAGCGGAGCCATGACTCACCAGACCGGCATCCACGGTGAGCGGCGCCCGCCCAGCGCTCGGGTCCCCCGGCCCGTCCCGGAGCTGCCCCCGCCGCTCGGCCCCCGCCCGGGCCGGGctgccccgccgcgcccccggcAGCGGCACCCCCGGACCGCGCCCCGCGcatccccggccccgccgcggcggCTGCGGGCGCTGTCGCGACAGCGGCGGCGATGGGGGCGATAAAATGAAGCTTCGGGTTCATCGGTTCTCCGGTGGAAGCCCCGCAGGCGGGTTTCCTGCGGTTGGCGGGGGAGGGGGACACTGAGTCAGGCTCGGAGGGAGCGTTTGGGTGCCGGCAGGAGGGGCGGGAGGGGCTCAGCCCCGGGGTGCCGCCGGTGCGGGGCTCTCCCGCATCCTTTGTCTGGGCTGATGCTCAGCACCCGCCGCGACGTGCTCGGACAGATGTGTCACGCTCGTCTGCCTGGCCACGGCCCCGGCCACCGCTCCCTTGCCCACGGGGATGCTCGGCCCCAGTTGCTCCCCAGCCCGGGGGAGCGCCCGAGTGAATTCCTGCTTCCCGATTTCTCCGCCCGCTCCCCACAGGACCCAGCCAGCACCCCGACACGGCGGCTTCTGCATTTCTGAGTGTGCTTGGTGCATGACTGACTGTGTGTCCTCACGGtatttccctcctgcccctcgCCTCGCCAGCTCAATTAGCAATATTAATCAGGAGTAGAGGTGCTGCATAATTTATGTAACCGAATCAATATGCGAGCAGGGATGTGAGAGCCGCTGCCctggagccctgctctgtgcGGTCGGGTGTGAATGCAGCCCGCAGCGTGTCCCGGGAGGGAGCTGGCACAGTGGCCCCGCAGATCCCTCTGGCCAGCACCTTTGTGCCGGGGTGGGAATTTGTATGTGCTGGTCCTTCCTGGCAAGAGCATCCTCGTTCCTTCAGCATGGTCGAGAACATCCTTCCCCTCCAGTTGCTTCTGGAGGGGCTGTAGCTGAGAAGTGGCCAGTGTTGATGCTTAGATGTTCCTCCTGCTTGTGCTCAGGAGAGCTGGTGGTCGTTGATGGTGTTTGGGTTCTGGTTCATTGCTTCTGGCTTAAACTGAGATCCTGAAGCACATGCTCTAATTAAATCTTCCTTGTTTTGTAAAAAtataacaataattttaaaaagtcaaaaatcagcaggatggagccctgcaCCCACCtgagctctgggggtgctgacCCCATCTGCAGAGCTGTCCATGGGctttgggcaggcagggcccGTTGCACAGTGTGCCCCCGGAGATGCTGCCTGTTGCTCTCTGGccatgccctgctgctcctgtgctgctggtgctgtcctTCGTGGCACCCcgcagctgccagggagggagaTGTGCCAGCTTGGCTCCCTCTGAGAGCCCTGCCCTTGGCTGACCTTGGTTGCCCactgtgcccagtgctgggagtCACCGTGGGATGTGACGTGCCCTGTCAGCGGCAAAGGGGAAGGGACTCCACTtcccccagggagctgcagtgcagggaggggatggacCTCATgactctgccctggcagcagattcctgggctggggtggtgTAAAATCCCCCCTGTGGTTGTGGAAAGTAGCTTGTGTTGGGTGGTCTGGCTGTCCCAGCATCCTGGACGTGTCTGGGCTCTCTCTCCGTGCCCTGTTGCGCCGTCTCTCTTCCCGGAAGCTGCTGTTTCCTCTCTGAATGCAAATCTGCCCCTCCAACACCTGTGATGCACAACTGGGGTGCCCCAGGCTTTAAGGGAACGCCCCCTTCGAGGTGGATTTGGGATATTTCAGTCTGCCCCACCCCGTCATGGTGAttgaatttttctgtttgctcagCAAAGAGCAGATTCCATACCGAATGAGGAAGAGCAATCCCACTGCTACTTTCATCCCCTCTGCTGAGGCACTGAGGTCTCTTGTTTGCTGGGAGGAGGAATTATGCACTTCTTCCTGGTTTCTGGGGCTTCGCTATGTTTGTGTGCACccagcattttctgtttcttcattcccatttctcccccattttcaGGAAGACATCTGCTCCCAGGGGAGTTGTGATCAGGTTCTGCAGCTGCCTTAGGGGAGGTTGCAGACAAGCTGGGAGGGATTTTGCTTGACACAGAGCTAGATCTGTGTGAGGCAGGGTGACGTGGTGGTGGGGAACCCCCGAGCTGAGACGCTCCCACgtcatccctccatccatcctcatTCAGCTTTTGGGGAGAAACAGGTGCAGGGGAAGCtctggcagggagagctggggggtCAGGGAGTGCAGTCAAGCCTGAGCCTTTCATGCAGGGGCAAGAGGCTAATTATTGTTTTTTTAGGTATCTCAGGCAGCTCTCTTGAAGGTGCTGGCAAGAAAACCAGGCTGCCATGGAGACTGCCGGGCTGGGGAGGCGGTTGGAAGCTCTCAAAGGGTGCTGTGGGCTTCCTGGGGCTGGAAACCTGCTTTttagctgctgctgggaggacTCATTGAGTGGTTTTGTGGTTCCTATTTTGCTCTGAGAGCATTAGCATTAGATTGGAACAGCATTTGCTGCCTGAGCTCAGAACCTtgggcaggcagtgctgaaCCGGGCTTTGATGCTGGTGGGAGGTCATCtgctttcagctgcttctgGGAGCTCTTTCAAGACCACTGGGTAGAGAGAAAAAGTCTCTTAGAGGGTATTTTTTCATCTAGAAAGTGGAGAAATcaaatgcattttgtttctttaaccTAAAAATAGAGTTTGGTGCCTGCTCTTTCTGGGGGAGGTGGTGAGATCTGGGGGTAGGGGAGAACCTTTGTTCCCATCCTCAGCTGAGCTGCCACTTTGCCCCAGGATCTTGGTTTGGGAATGCATCTGGTAGGAGTGGATGTTTGCTTCAGGAGGAGCATAACCATGGTGCACATGAGCAGGAATGCTGTCAGATGAGTAGAAAAGGAGCATAAGGTGggaccc contains:
- the PPM1M gene encoding protein phosphatase 1M, translating into MSGEWLRRWRRGGPAERPSGAPAPGPGPGPPPPALRYRRPKFVPGGSEEAPRGGRAVRGAAPERPLPWGAGYAEVINAEKSEFNEDQAACCQISVRRREPGLEEDEEWLILCSTQFLTGHYWALFDGHGGPDAAIIASNYLHYCIKQKLEEVVGGITEAQPPMHLSGRCVCDSDPQFVEEKHIHAADLVVGALENAFQECDEVIGQEMEATNQTGGCTALAALYFQGKLYVANAGDSRAILVLKDSIVPMSSEFTPESERQRIQHLAFLFPKLLDGEFTRFEFPRRLKGDDVGHKVLYRDYFMEGWGYKTVEKADLKYPLVHGHGKQARLLGTLAVSRGLGDHQLKVIDTNIEVKPFLSCIPKVNVFDFAVHDIKEDDVLIMATDGLWDVLCNDEVAHVVRSFLVENRTDPQRFSELAKCLVCRARGKKRGHQWMLDDSHEASYDDISVFVIPLHNREED